One genomic region from Salvia hispanica cultivar TCC Black 2014 chromosome 2, UniMelb_Shisp_WGS_1.0, whole genome shotgun sequence encodes:
- the LOC125208161 gene encoding protein preY, mitochondrial — MVRRSGVLLKSAAAGISSRLAEILVCPLTKQPLRMCEKTNSLISDSIGVSYPIVDGIPRLVPSDGIILQSDQDLNSSDPPQTNSS; from the coding sequence ATGGTGAGACGGAGCGGAGTGCTGCTGAAGAGCGCCGCCGCCGGAATAAGCTCCAGACTGGCGGAGATTCTCGTCTGCCCTCTCACCAAGCAGCCCCTAAGGATGTGCGAGAAAACCAACTCACTCATAAGCGATTCAATCGGCGTGTCTTACCCGATCGTCGATGGGATTCCTCGCCTCGTTCCCTCCGACGGAATAATACTGCAGTCCGATCAAGATCTCAACTCCTCCGATCCACCGCAGACTAATTCGAGCTAA
- the LOC125204982 gene encoding uncharacterized protein LOC125204982, giving the protein MSSESQGSNFALCGKPNRDRTRRGWSVREEKALLAALKELAQTWTCSTGFRAGYMILLEKAIRKEFPGTDLRGNPNIQSKLNVWKKDYKSLKAILSQRGVRFNLKGDHMIHCDNVQWEKIVKNDGNARLMRFKSWPYWEDWNEIFGKAKTNGSNGKFFWETFNKFYDQENVLPEICGKDKTNRSNAEDVEEVFNKLYAKEDVLPEICGKDKTNGSNVEDVEEAFNKLYAKEDVLPEICGKDKTNGSNAEDVEEAVSKSYADENVLPENCGNDKTKGSNAEDVEEAVSKPYAQENVGKISAGPDYNKTEENMSPSDAAGDNGQGGKATQTALQAAKDSVSQGLKATQAAEDSVFQGQKTTQTAMQTGRKRKAVDGMDGPLDMLKKLHQDKNAILDKLSTPLAYESDLFKARKGVYGIVSNIPGLTLNVRFDVCELLLEKAHRLDIFMGLPEAVRPEYVMWLLNRK; this is encoded by the exons ATGAGTTCAGAGAGTCAAG GTAGCAATTTTGCTCTCTGTGGTAAGCCCAATCGTGACAGGACGCGTAGGGGTTGGTCggtgagagaggaaaaggCTCTCCTTGCAGCCCTCAAAGAACTAGCACAAACATGGACGTGCAGTACTGGCTTTAGAGCGGGCTACATGATCTTGTTAGAGAAAGCCATAAGAAAGGAATTTCCAGGCACGGACCTGAGGGGAAACCCCAACATACAATCGAAGCTAAACGTTTGGAAGAAGGATTACAAATCTCTGAAAGCAATCCTGAGCCAGCGTGGTGTTCGATTTAACCTGAAAGGTGACCACATGATTCACTGTGATAACGTGCAGTGGGAGAAAATCGTTAAG AATGATGGCAATGCTAGGCTCATGCGTTTTAAGTCTTGGCCTTATTGGGAAGACTGGAATGAGATTTTTGGCAAAGCTAAAACCAATGGGTCAAATGGGAAATTCTTTTGGGAAACAttcaacaaattttatgatcAAGAGAATGTTCTTCCAGAGATTTGTGGCAAGGATAAAACCAACAGATCAAATGCTGAAGACGTTGAGGAAGTATTCAACAAACTATATGCTAAAGAGGATGTTCTTCCAGAGATTTGTGGTAAGGATAAAACTAACGGATCAAATGTTGAAGACGTTGAGGAAGCATTCAACAAACTCTATGCTAAAGAGGATGTTCTTCCAGAGATTTGTGGCAAGGATAAAACCAATGGATCAAATGCTGAAGACGTTGAGGAAGCAGTCAGCAAGTCATACGCTGATGAGAATGTTCTTCCAGAGAATTGTGGCAATGATAAAACCAAGGGATCAAATGCTGAAGATGTTGAGGAAGCAGTCAGCAAACCATATGCTCAAGAAAATGTTGGGAAGATCAGTGCAGGTCCTGATTATAACAAAACGGAAGAGAACATGTCTCCATCTGATGCAGCCGGGGACAATGGCCAGGGTGGGAAAGCCACTCAAACAGCACTACAGGCAGCCAAGGACAGTGTGTCCCAGGGTCTGAAAGCCACTCAGGCAGCTGAGGACAGTGTGTTCCAGGGTCAGAAAACAACTCAAACAGCAATGCAGACTGGAAGGAAACGCAAGGCTGTAGATGGAATGGATGGTCCACTCGACATGCTCAAGAAACTGCATCAGGATAAGAATGCGATACTAGACAAGCTGTCCACACCATTAGCGTACGAGTCTGATCTTTTCAAAGCAAGGAAGGGGGTCTATGGCATCGTGAGCAATATACCTGGCCTCACATTGAATGTCCGATTTGATGTTTGTGAGCTACTTCTCGAAAAGGCCCACCGACTTGATATTTTCATGGGGCTACCTGAAGCTGTCAGACCTGAGTATGTCATGTGGCTTTTAAACAGGAAGTGA
- the LOC125207762 gene encoding heparan-sulfate 6-O-sulfotransferase 3-like gives MAYSPLSLCLPPSTPKAELVASTSSTLFTASSSIRKALSPLPSFPSCRSSIVARGHRRSLIVGMAPEEEKMTRRSPLDFPIEWDRPKPGRRPDIFPQFSPMKTPLPPPMPADPEEDEEEDEEKKEEEEEDPEKEDPDKPDQ, from the exons ATGGCGTACTCGCCCTTATCCCTCTGTCTACCGCCTTCTACTCCCAAAGCGGAGCTGGTAGCTTCAACCTCGTCGACATTATTTACGGCCTCTTCTTCAATTAGAAAAGCCCTTTCTCCGCTGCCGTCTTTCCCGAGTTGCCGCAGCTCAATCGTGGCGCGTGGCCACCGGAGATCGTTGATTGTCGGCATGGCTCCcgaagaagagaagatgaCTCGCCGTTCGCCTCTCGATTTCCCCATC GAGTGGGATAGGCCAAAGCCTGGAAGGAGGCCTGATATATTCCCGCAGTTCAGCCCTATGAAGACTCCGTTACCACCACCCATGCCGGCTGATCCtgaggaagatgaagaagaggatgaagagaaaaaggaagaagaggaggaagacCCTGAGAAGGAGGATCCCGACAAGCCAGACCAGTAG